One window of Halopseudomonas maritima genomic DNA carries:
- a CDS encoding sulfurtransferase TusA family protein, which produces MSVELPIDAVVDARGLSCPLPLLKAKQALNSMLAGQTLHVMATDAGSERDFQRFAELSGNRLLQARAFDGEFHYWLRKAD; this is translated from the coding sequence ATGTCTGTTGAATTGCCCATCGATGCTGTTGTTGACGCCCGTGGACTCAGCTGCCCGTTACCCCTGCTGAAGGCCAAGCAGGCGCTGAACAGCATGTTAGCAGGCCAAACGTTGCATGTAATGGCTACCGACGCGGGTTCCGAGCGGGACTTTCAACGCTTTGCCGAGTTGTCCGGTAACCGGTTGCTGCAGGCTCGCGCGTTTGACGGCGAATTTCATTATTGGTTGCGTAA
- a CDS encoding M48 family metalloprotease — MSAKRLLHSVLLVGTLGLPAGAPVSADDFNLPSLGDTSSSIMSREQEYQLGRTWLTMLRGAVSTLDDAQLKDFVEQRTYRLAETSQLTDRRLAFVLIDSPELNAFAAPGGVVGVNGGLFLHAQSEAEFASVMAHELAHLSQRHFARGLEQQQRMQVPFMTAMLASIVLAAAGGGDAGFAALATTQAAAIQEQRRFSRQNEQEADRIGIVNLERAGYDPTAMPTMFERLAQLSRYDTTPPEFLLTHPVSQSRMADTRNRAEQLPSGGENDSLDYQLMRARVQLKYEQSPGLSAKRFRAQLDDHDGNHDAARYGLALALSRGGQHAEASETMAPLLEQQPNSLPFNLAQIELDSNAGRLQQALERTRQQQARFPGNFPLAFAEADLLLKQQQYAEAERAIDRLASRRTDDPDVWYLAAEIRGLAGNILGVHLARAHYFKLTGDLQQAEQQLQLALERAGGNFVTTARIKEQQNELRRQRALIESL; from the coding sequence ATGTCAGCCAAACGCCTGCTGCATAGCGTCTTACTGGTTGGCACCCTGGGCCTGCCTGCGGGCGCGCCGGTCAGCGCGGACGACTTCAATCTGCCCTCGCTGGGCGACACCAGCTCATCCATCATGTCACGCGAACAGGAATACCAGCTGGGGCGCACCTGGCTCACCATGCTGCGTGGTGCAGTGTCCACCCTGGACGACGCGCAACTCAAAGACTTTGTTGAGCAGCGCACCTATCGCCTGGCAGAAACCAGTCAGCTGACCGATCGCCGCCTCGCCTTTGTACTGATCGACAGCCCTGAGCTTAACGCCTTCGCAGCCCCCGGCGGTGTGGTCGGCGTCAATGGCGGCCTGTTTCTGCACGCGCAGAGCGAGGCCGAGTTTGCCTCGGTTATGGCGCACGAATTGGCGCACCTGTCCCAACGCCACTTTGCTCGGGGCCTGGAGCAACAGCAACGCATGCAAGTGCCCTTCATGACCGCGATGCTGGCTTCCATAGTACTGGCGGCAGCAGGCGGCGGAGACGCCGGCTTCGCCGCGCTGGCCACAACCCAGGCCGCAGCCATTCAGGAGCAGCGGCGCTTCTCGCGGCAAAACGAACAGGAGGCCGACCGCATTGGCATCGTCAACCTGGAGCGCGCGGGCTATGACCCCACCGCGATGCCGACCATGTTCGAGCGTCTGGCCCAACTCAGCCGCTATGACACCACGCCACCTGAATTCCTGCTGACCCACCCGGTCAGTCAGTCGCGCATGGCCGACACCCGCAATCGCGCGGAGCAACTGCCCAGCGGCGGCGAGAATGACAGCCTCGACTATCAGCTGATGCGCGCGCGCGTGCAGCTCAAGTACGAACAAAGCCCCGGCCTGTCAGCCAAGCGCTTCCGCGCCCAATTGGACGATCACGACGGCAACCACGACGCGGCGCGCTACGGTCTCGCCCTGGCGCTCTCTCGCGGCGGCCAGCACGCCGAGGCCAGCGAAACAATGGCTCCGCTGCTTGAGCAGCAACCCAACAGCCTGCCGTTCAACCTGGCGCAGATCGAACTGGACAGCAACGCCGGCCGCCTGCAACAGGCACTGGAGCGTACCCGACAACAGCAGGCGCGTTTCCCGGGCAACTTTCCCCTCGCCTTTGCCGAGGCGGACTTGCTGCTCAAGCAACAACAATACGCCGAAGCAGAGCGGGCCATCGACCGCCTGGCCAGCCGCCGCACGGACGACCCTGACGTCTGGTATCTGGCGGCCGAGATTCGCGGCCTGGCCGGCAATATTCTGGGCGTACACCTGGCGCGCGCGCACTACTTCAAGCTGACCGGCGACTTGCAACAGGCTGAGCAACAGCTACAGCTCGCCCTGGAACGTGCAGGCGGCAACTTCGTGACCACCGCGCGCATCAAGGAGCAACAGAACGAGCTGCGTCGTCAACGGGCCTTGATCGAATCGCTGTAA
- the nadA gene encoding quinolinate synthase NadA, whose protein sequence is MSQISERLLVQAHLDAKAPAPLSDAEKADYKARIAAALKAHNAVLVAHYYTDPVLQELAEETGGCVSDSLEMARFGRDHEATTLIVAGVRFMGETSKILSPHKRVLMPTLEATCSLDLGCQIDEFSAFCDQHPDRTVVVYANTSAAVKARADWVVTSSCALPIVEHLIDKGEKILWAPDQHLGNYIQRETGADMLLWQGSCIVHEEFKAKVLEDLRKVHPEAAILVHPESPQSVVELADVVGSTSQLIQATRDLPNPTFIVATDRGIFYKMQQAAPDRLLIEAPTAGNGATCRSCAHCPWMAMNTLPRVLAALETGADEIHVDADLIPKAVRPLDRMLDFTRNANLAAKGNA, encoded by the coding sequence ATGTCCCAGATTTCAGAGCGTCTGCTGGTTCAGGCGCACCTGGATGCCAAGGCGCCTGCGCCTCTGAGCGATGCAGAAAAGGCCGACTACAAGGCTCGCATCGCCGCTGCTCTCAAAGCGCACAACGCCGTCCTGGTCGCGCACTATTACACCGACCCGGTGCTGCAGGAGCTGGCCGAAGAGACCGGTGGCTGCGTGTCCGACTCGCTGGAGATGGCGCGCTTTGGGCGTGACCACGAAGCGACCACGTTGATCGTGGCCGGTGTGCGTTTTATGGGTGAGACCTCCAAGATCCTCAGCCCGCACAAGCGCGTCCTGATGCCGACGTTGGAGGCGACCTGCTCGCTGGATCTGGGCTGCCAGATTGACGAGTTTTCAGCTTTCTGCGATCAGCATCCAGATCGAACCGTTGTGGTTTACGCCAACACGTCGGCGGCGGTCAAGGCGCGGGCGGATTGGGTAGTGACCTCCAGCTGCGCGCTGCCGATTGTCGAGCACCTGATCGATAAGGGCGAGAAAATTCTCTGGGCGCCGGACCAGCACCTGGGTAACTACATTCAGCGCGAAACTGGCGCCGATATGCTGTTGTGGCAGGGCTCGTGTATCGTTCACGAGGAATTCAAGGCCAAGGTCCTGGAAGACCTGCGCAAGGTGCACCCGGAAGCCGCGATTCTGGTGCATCCCGAGTCGCCTCAGTCGGTGGTTGAGCTGGCTGACGTGGTTGGCTCTACCAGCCAACTGATTCAGGCCACCCGCGACCTGCCAAACCCTACCTTTATCGTGGCCACGGACCGAGGCATTTTCTACAAGATGCAGCAAGCAGCGCCTGATCGTTTGCTCATCGAGGCGCCGACCGCCGGTAACGGGGCGACCTGTCGCAGCTGTGCGCACTGCCCGTGGATGGCCATGAACACGTTGCCGCGCGTGCTCGCAGCGCTGGAAACCGGGGCTGATGAAATTCACGTCGACGCTGATCTGATCCCTAAGGCGGTGCGCCCGCTGGATCGGATGCTGGACTTCACCCGCAACGCCAATCTTGCTGCCAAGGGTAATGCCTGA
- the queC gene encoding 7-cyano-7-deazaguanine synthase QueC, with the protein MSSSSSGRAVVLLSGGLDSATVLALAQAEGLACYTMSFDYGQRHRAELAAAERVASAAGVVEHKVIEMNLNGIGGSALTDDAIAVPESPQQGIPVTYVPARNTLFLALALGWAEVLEARDIYIGVNAVDYSGYPDCRPAFVEAFERLANLATRAGVEGEGFRIRAPLQHLSKAQIIQAGQALGVDYSQTVSCYQADEQGRACGVCDSCRLRAEGFAAAGVPDATRYQH; encoded by the coding sequence ATGTCTTCCTCTTCTAGCGGCCGTGCCGTTGTCTTGCTTTCTGGTGGGCTGGATTCGGCGACCGTGCTGGCGCTGGCCCAGGCCGAGGGGCTGGCCTGCTACACCATGAGTTTCGATTACGGGCAGCGTCACCGGGCGGAGCTGGCAGCAGCCGAGCGCGTGGCAAGCGCGGCGGGTGTCGTCGAGCACAAGGTGATCGAGATGAATCTGAACGGCATTGGCGGCTCGGCGTTAACCGACGACGCTATTGCCGTGCCCGAGTCGCCCCAGCAGGGGATTCCGGTCACCTACGTGCCGGCGCGCAATACGCTGTTTCTGGCTCTTGCTCTGGGCTGGGCAGAGGTGCTGGAGGCGCGCGATATCTACATTGGCGTCAACGCCGTAGATTACTCTGGCTATCCCGACTGCCGCCCGGCGTTTGTTGAGGCCTTTGAGCGGCTGGCCAACCTGGCGACACGTGCCGGAGTGGAGGGCGAAGGGTTCCGTATTCGCGCGCCGTTGCAGCACTTGAGCAAGGCACAGATTATTCAGGCCGGCCAGGCTCTGGGCGTCGACTACAGTCAGACGGTGTCCTGCTATCAGGCAGACGAGCAGGGGCGCGCCTGTGGCGTATGCGATAGTTGTCGCCTGCGCGCTGAAGGCTTTGCCGCTGCTGGTGTACCTGATGCGACCCGCTATCAGCATTAA
- the ybgF gene encoding tol-pal system protein YbgF has product MKGYRGVLVAFALSPLAAMAQVPVMEGSSNNSSNAMYQGSSVTQQTQAGLSSEGQLFQQLYQLQQEVTLLRGMLEEQSYKLKQMEQDQLDRYKDIDSRLSGMNTAPASGSSGASSDVADTREPAANAGASAAPPDPEREKLMYDASFDLVKARDFDKAAQAFTAFLRRYPDSQYAGNAQYWLGEVYLVQSDLESAGKAFAQVISRYPDHRKESDAMYKLGDVERRLGRDDKARELFQQVISKYPDSSAAQLAGRELSSLN; this is encoded by the coding sequence ATGAAGGGTTACAGAGGAGTACTGGTCGCCTTTGCCCTGTCGCCATTGGCGGCAATGGCTCAGGTTCCAGTGATGGAAGGCAGTTCGAATAACAGCTCGAATGCCATGTATCAGGGCTCCTCGGTGACCCAGCAGACCCAGGCTGGCCTTTCCAGTGAAGGCCAGCTGTTTCAACAGTTGTACCAACTTCAGCAGGAAGTAACCCTGCTGCGTGGCATGCTCGAAGAGCAGAGCTACAAACTCAAGCAGATGGAACAGGATCAGCTTGACCGTTACAAAGATATCGACAGCCGTCTGTCTGGCATGAATACCGCACCTGCTTCGGGCAGTAGCGGGGCAAGCTCAGACGTTGCTGACACCCGGGAGCCCGCCGCCAATGCCGGAGCTTCTGCCGCGCCGCCGGACCCGGAGCGCGAAAAGCTGATGTACGACGCGTCCTTTGATCTGGTCAAGGCGCGCGACTTTGACAAGGCCGCTCAGGCCTTCACCGCGTTCCTGCGTCGATACCCCGACAGCCAGTACGCGGGTAATGCGCAATACTGGCTGGGTGAGGTGTATCTGGTTCAGTCTGATCTGGAGTCTGCCGGCAAGGCGTTTGCCCAGGTCATCAGTCGCTACCCCGATCACCGCAAAGAATCTGATGCGATGTACAAGCTCGGTGATGTCGAGCGCCGTCTGGGCCGAGATGACAAGGCGCGTGAGCTGTTTCAGCAGGTCATCAGCAAGTACCCTGACTCCTCTGCCGCGCAGTTGGCTGGGCGCGAGCTATCCAGTTTGAACTGA
- the pal gene encoding peptidoglycan-associated lipoprotein Pal, whose product MQVIKFGKAAALVVAFGVVVGCSSKGGDTTGAGAVDPNAGYGAGTSGAGSDNGMNSAEAALRAITTFYFEYDSSELKPEAMRALDVHAKDLKSAGNRVVLEGHTDERGTREYNMALGERRAASVQRYLVLQGVSPAQLELVSYGEEKPAAMGSNEEAMAQNRRVELRK is encoded by the coding sequence ATGCAAGTTATCAAGTTTGGCAAAGCCGCTGCTCTGGTTGTCGCGTTCGGCGTGGTTGTAGGCTGTTCCTCCAAGGGTGGCGACACCACTGGCGCTGGTGCAGTTGATCCCAACGCAGGCTACGGTGCCGGCACTTCTGGTGCAGGCTCGGACAACGGCATGAACAGCGCTGAAGCTGCTCTGCGCGCCATCACCACTTTCTACTTCGAGTACGACAGCTCCGAGCTGAAGCCTGAAGCCATGCGCGCTCTGGACGTACACGCCAAGGATCTGAAGTCTGCTGGCAACCGTGTTGTGCTGGAAGGCCACACCGACGAGCGTGGCACTCGCGAGTACAACATGGCTCTGGGCGAGCGTCGTGCTGCTTCCGTTCAGCGCTACCTGGTGCTGCAGGGTGTGTCCCCGGCTCAGCTGGAACTGGTATCCTACGGCGAAGAGAAGCCGGCAGCGATGGGTTCCAACGAGGAAGCCATGGCTCAGAACCGCCGCGTAGAGCTGCGCAAGTAA
- the tolB gene encoding Tol-Pal system beta propeller repeat protein TolB, translating into MKRLSQVFAGIVALCVSQLLLAQDAIEITKGTDKATPIAVVPFGWQGSAPLSEDMAQIVGNDLRNSGMFAPLERNNMLSYPVRGEEINARDWRMIGADYVVVGQVSSAGGESLDLTYSLYSVAREEVLLSRSISGTSNQLRDIAHHLSDEVFKELTGIQGAFSTKILYVAAERFSVDNTRYTLQRSDYDGARAVTLLQSREPILSPSYSPDGERIAYVSFESRRPEIYVHYIRTGRRERVSSFEGLNGAPAWSPDGNRLAFVLSRDGNPEIYVMELASKQMRRITNHFSIDTEPTWMDNNTIVFTSDRGGRPQIYKQSLGSGSPERLTFVGNYNANAKLSVDGRTMVMVHRQDGYRNFQIATQDLERGNLRVLTETSLDESPTVSPNGAMLIYATRQQGRGVLMLVSTNGRARSEIPTQFTDLRVPSWSPYLP; encoded by the coding sequence ATGAAAAGACTGAGTCAAGTATTTGCGGGCATTGTTGCCCTGTGCGTAAGCCAGCTGTTGCTGGCCCAGGACGCCATTGAGATTACCAAGGGTACCGACAAGGCTACGCCGATTGCGGTGGTGCCCTTCGGTTGGCAGGGCAGCGCGCCATTGTCTGAGGACATGGCGCAGATTGTTGGCAACGACCTGCGCAACAGCGGCATGTTTGCACCGCTGGAGCGTAACAATATGCTCAGCTATCCGGTGCGCGGAGAGGAGATCAACGCCCGTGATTGGCGCATGATCGGTGCCGATTACGTGGTCGTGGGGCAGGTAAGCAGTGCCGGTGGTGAGAGCCTGGATCTGACCTATAGCCTGTACAGCGTGGCGCGGGAAGAAGTACTGTTGTCGCGCTCGATCAGCGGCACTAGCAACCAGCTGCGCGATATTGCTCATCATCTGAGTGATGAAGTGTTCAAGGAGCTGACCGGCATCCAGGGTGCGTTCAGTACCAAAATTCTCTATGTCGCGGCCGAGCGCTTCTCCGTCGATAACACCCGCTACACCTTGCAGCGCAGCGATTACGACGGCGCGCGCGCAGTGACGCTGCTGCAGTCGCGTGAGCCGATTCTGAGCCCGAGCTACTCGCCGGATGGCGAGCGCATTGCCTATGTGTCCTTTGAATCGCGCAGGCCCGAGATTTATGTGCACTACATCCGCACCGGTCGTCGTGAGCGGGTGAGCAGTTTCGAAGGGTTGAATGGCGCGCCAGCCTGGTCTCCGGACGGCAATCGCCTGGCCTTTGTGTTGTCGCGGGACGGCAACCCCGAGATCTATGTCATGGAGTTGGCCAGCAAGCAGATGCGTCGGATAACCAATCACTTCTCGATTGATACCGAGCCGACCTGGATGGACAACAACACCATTGTGTTTACGTCCGATCGGGGCGGCCGCCCGCAGATTTATAAGCAGAGTCTGGGCTCTGGCTCTCCCGAGCGCCTGACTTTTGTTGGCAACTACAATGCCAACGCCAAGCTGTCCGTTGATGGGCGCACCATGGTTATGGTGCACCGTCAGGATGGCTACCGTAATTTTCAGATTGCCACGCAGGATCTTGAGCGCGGGAATTTGAGAGTTTTAACAGAAACGTCACTGGATGAGTCGCCAACCGTCTCTCCCAATGGCGCTATGTTAATTTATGCTACCCGTCAACAGGGACGGGGCGTACTCATGCTGGTATCTACAAACGGGCGTGCACGGTCGGAGATTCCGACACAGTTCACCGACCTGCGCGTACCTTCATGGTCCCCATACCTGCCATAG